Proteins encoded together in one Lathyrus oleraceus cultivar Zhongwan6 chromosome 5, CAAS_Psat_ZW6_1.0, whole genome shotgun sequence window:
- the LOC127085790 gene encoding putative disease resistance protein At3g14460: protein MATTVGETLLSASMEMLLQSIDSTEFVDNFHSTKLDFSLMEKLKTTLTRLDMLRDAVYEAGTLFDQINLFQYQTQTATTQVLKNFSSLFKQFNGLINSKLQKIIEKLEVLSLGEQTDESDVSILDDDSSIYGRDADINKLKGLLLSEDASDGDCKMRIISIVGMGGIGKTALAKHLYNDPQVTAKFELKRWVDISKDFDHVSIFETILESITSQSIMNHDNLSSQILKSAKTKGNDTSDITSNYPNLLLLSLQQILSTSNFLLVLDDVWDTKHVDWIYLMDIFNVGDTGSRIIITTRDERVARSMQTFLFVHYLRPLESEDCWSLFSKYAFGPCHNQQQSYLEQIGREIAKKCDGLPLAAIEFGALLYGKLSSSDWNYVLESNIWDSTNHEVYAAIESSYRYLSTPLKRCFAYCSIFPKKVILEKKMVIQLWIAEGIVAMSAGQESREKVGEEYFDVLVSRSLIQRRSLNDREENFEMHNLIHDLATMVSSPRCIRLDEHNLDESVHKLSYNRGLYDSFDKFDKLYGVKGLRTFLALPLQEQSPRCFLSNKVVHELLPTMKQLRVLSLSNYKSITVVPKTIGNLLYLQYLNLSHTNIERLPSETCKLCNLQFLLLGGCKRLTELPEDMGQLFNLRYLDVSDTALTEMPVQIAKLKNLQTLSNFVVSEHNDGLKIAELRKFPHLHGKLSISQLQNINDPFEVDRSNMKMKEQIDELALEWDCGSMFPNSEIKRVVLEHLQPATNLKSLTIKGYGGISFPNWLGDFSFSNMVYLKISNCDECLWLPPLGQLGNLKKLFIEGMQSVQTIGTEFYGSDSSSFQPFPSLEILHFDDMQEWDEWNLTGGTSTKFPSLKTLSLSKCPKLRIGNIPEKFPSLTELELRECALPMQSMPSSNLVLRQLMFPPNSLQQLTIDGFPSLMSFPTDSLPKTLKFLRINNCENLEFLPHEYLNNYTSLEELKISYSCNSMISFTLGALPVLKSLFLEGCKNLKSILIAEDTSQKSLSVLKCLKIWDCNELESFPPGGLATPNLIYFAVWKCEKLLSLPEAMHTLTDLQEMEIDNLPNLQSFVINDLPNALRELTVGSVGGITWNIEQTWEHLTCLSVLRINGDGMVKTLMGPLLPASLVTLCICGLNDTSIDEKWLQHLTSLQNLEILNAPKLKSLPKKGLLSSLLVLSMTRCPLLVARLQKKRGKEWRKIAHIPAIIIDDELIP, encoded by the coding sequence ATGGCGACAACTGTGGGAGAAACTCTTCTCTCAGCTTCTATGGAGATGTTGTTGCAGAGTATTGATTCTACTGAATTCGTCGACAATTTTCACAGTACGAAGCTGGACTTTTCGCTCATGGAAAAGCTCAAGACAACACTGACGAGGCTGGATATGCTGCGAGATGCTGTCTATGAAGCTGGCACTTTGTTTGACCAAATCAATTTGTTTCAGTATCAAACCCAAACCGCTACAACTCAGGTGCTGAAAAACTTTTCTTCCCTTTTCAAACAGTTTAATGGATTGATTAATTCTAAATTGCAAAAAATAATTGAGAAATTAGAAGTATTGAGTTTAGGAGAACAAACTGATGAATCAGATGTTTCTATCTTGGATGATGACTCTTCTATTTATGGAAGAGATGCCGATATAAACAAACTTAAAGGTCTTTTGTTGTCGGAAGATGCTAGTGATGGTGATTGTAAGATGAGAATAATCTCCATTGTTGGTATGGGAGGGATTGGGAAAACAGCCCTGGCTAAACACCTTTACAATGATCCTCAAGTAACGGCGAAATTTGAGTTGAAACGGTGGGTAGATATCTCGAAAGATTTTGATCATGTCAGTATTTTTGAAACCATTCTTGAATCTATCACTTCACAATCAATCATGAATCATGATAACCTTAGTTCTCAAATTCTTAAATCTGCGAAAACAAAAGGAAATGACACTAGTGACATCACTAGCAATTACCCGAATCTTCTGTTGCTATCACTACAACAAATTTTAAGCACTTCAAACTTTTTGCTAGTACTGGATGATGTGTGGGATACAAAACATGTTGATTGGATATATTTGATGGACATCTTTAATGTTGGGGATACGGGAAGTAGGATCATCATCACAACAAGGGATGAAAGAGTTGCAAGATCCATGCAAACCTTTCTTTTTGTCCACTATTTGAGACCTCTGGAAAGTGAAGATTGTTGGTCCTTATTTTCCAAATATGCATTTGGACCATGTCACAACCAACAACAATCGTATCTAGAACAAATTGGCAGGGAAATTGCAAAAAAGTGTGATGGATTACCATTAGCTGCAATAGAATTTGGGGCTCTTCTTTATGGAAAGTTGTCTTCAAGTGACTGGAATTATGTGCTAGAAAGTAACATTTGGGACTCGACAAACCATGAGGTGTACGCTGCTATAGAATCGAGCTACCGTTATCTTTCCACTCCTTTAAAACGATGCTTTGCATATTGCTCTATTTTTCCAAAGAAGGTCATCTTAGAAAAAAAAATGGTAATTCAATTGTGGATTGCGGAAGGCATAGTAGCAATGTCTGCAGGTCAAGAAAGTAGGGAAAAAGTTGGAGAAGAATACTTTGATGTACTAGTATCAAGGTCGTTGATACAACGGCGATCTCTCAATGATAGGGAAGAAAACTTTGAAATGCATAACCTCATCCATGATTTAGCTACAATGGTTTCATCTCCAAGATGTATCAGGTTGGACGAACATAACCTAGATGAAAGTGTACATAAGTTGTCATACAACAGAGGACTATATGACTCATTTGATAAATTTGATAAATTGTATGGAGTAAAAGGTCTACGTACCTTTTTAGCATTACCGTTACAAGAACAATCACCTCGTTGTTTTCTATCGAACAAGGTAGTACATGAATTGTTGCCAACAATGAAACAATTACGTGTGTTGTCTTTGTCAAACTACAAGAGTATCACCGTGGTTCCCAAGACTATTGGAAATTTGTTATACCTGCAGTACTTAAATCTTTCTCACACTAATATTGAAAGGTTGCCTTCTGAAACATGCAAGCTTTGCAATCTGCAGTTCCTATTGTTAGGAGGCTGTAAAAGGCTAACTGAATTGCCTGAGGACATGGGACAATTGTTTAATCTGCGCTATCTTGACGTTAGTGACACTGCATTGACGGAGATGCCTGTACAAATAGCCAAACTAAAAAATCTCCAAACTTTGTCCAACTTTGTTGTCAGCGAGCATAATGATGGATTGAAGATTGCAGAGCTCAGAAAGTTTCCCCACCTACATGGAAAACTTTCCATCTCACAGCTACAAAATATTAATGACCCTTTTGAAGTAGATCGATCCAATATGAAGATGAAAGAACAAATAGATGAGTTAGCTTTGGAATGGGATTGTGGTAGTATGTTTCCTAATTCAGAAATAAAAAGAGTTGTACTTGAACATTTGCAACCTGCAACAAATTTGAAAAGTCTCACTATCAAAGGTTATGGTGGAATCAGCTTTCCAAATTGGTTAGGTGATTTTTCATTTAGCAACATGGTGTATTTGAAGATCTCGAATTGTGATGAATGTTTATGGCTTCCACCCCTTGGACAGTTGGGAAATCTGAAAAAACTCTTTATTGAAGGGATGCAATCAGTACAAACAATTGGTACTGAGTTCTATGGAAGTGATAGCTCTTCATTTCAACCATTTCCCTCCTTGGAGATTCTACACTTTGACGATATGCAGGAGTGGGATGAATGGAACTTAACTGGAGGTACGTCTACAAAGTTTCCTAGTCTCAAAACTTTATCACTAAGTAAGTGCCCGAAACTGAGAATAGGAAATATACCTGAAAAATTCCCTTCCTTAACTGAACTTGAATTAAGAGAATGTGCTCTACCAATGCAATCAATGCCATCATCAAATCTTGTATTAAGGCAACTAATGTTCCCTCCAAATTCTCTTCAACAACTGACTATAGACGGATTTCCGTCACTCATGTCTTTCCCAACCGATAGTCTACCCAAGACCTTGAAGTTTCTCAGAATCAATAATTGTGAGAATCTTGAGTTCCTTCCTCATGAATACTTGAACAACTACACGTCGCTTGAGGAATTAAAAATATCTTATAGTTGTAATTCAATGATATCATTTACCTTAGGCGCTCTCCCTGTCCTTAAGAGTCTATTTCTTGAGGGTTGTAAAAATTTGAAGTCAATATTAATTGCAGAAGACACATCGCAAAAGAGTCTCTCGGTTCTTAAATGCCTCAAAATATGGGATTGTAATGAACTGGAGTCATTTCCCCCAGGTGGATTGGCCACTCCAAACCTCATTTATTTTGCAGTGTGGAAGTGTGAGAAGCTTCTTTCACTACCTGAAGCAATGCACACTCTAACTGATCTTCAAGAAATGGAAATTGACAATCTACCAAATCTTCAATCTTTTGTCATAAATGATTTACCTAATGCTTTGCGAGAACTTACTGTTGGCTCTGTTGGTGGGATTACGTGGAATATTGAGCAGACTTGGGAACATCTCACTTGTCTTTCAGTGTTGCGAATTAACGGCGATGGTATGGTGAAAACGTTGATGGGGCCATTGCTACCTGCATCGCTTGTGACATTATGCATTTGTGGTCTTAATGATACAAGCATTGATGAAAAGTGGCTTCAACATCTCACTTCTCTCCAAAACCTTGAGATTCTTAACGCACCCAAACTCAAGTCGTTGCCAAAGAAAGGATTGCTTTCCTCTCTTTTGGTACTAAGTATGACTCGCTGTCCATTACTGGTAGCAAGGTTACAGAAGAAGAGAGGGAAAGAGTGGCGTAAGATTGCTCACATTCCTGCCATAATTATTGACGATGAATTGATACCATAA